The Reichenbachiella carrageenanivorans region TTTTTTATTTCTTACCTACGGATACGATGAACGTAAAGCAAAAAAAGAGAATAGTGATACAAAAATTAAGTATGGCATTGGTGCTGGTATGGATGGCAACAGGCTGTACCACTCCTGCAGCAGAGCAAGCCACAGAGCGCAAACCCAACATTGTCTACATCTTGGCAGACGATCTGGGTTATGGAGATTTGAGCTGCTATGGTCAGCAAAAATATGAAACACCCCATATAGATGCACTAGCTGCAAGAGGGATGAAGTTTACACAGCACTACTCTGGATCGGCGGTTTGTGCGCCTTCAAGATCTTCCTTACTCACTGGCGAGCACACCGGCCATACACCTATTCGCGGCAATCAAGAGATAGGAGAAGAAGGACAGGTGCCTTTGCCTGCTGAAGCCTACACCATAGCCGAAATGCTGAAAGAGGCCGGGTACAAAACGGGAGCGTTTGGCAAGTGGGGACTAGGCTTTGTAGGTACGGAGGGAGACCCTAATAAGCAAGGGTTCGACGAGTTTTATGGTTACAATTGCCAAAGAATGGCACATCGTTACTATCCGGCATATCTCTGGCACAATCAACAAAAAGTGACTTTGGAGGGCAATGACTGGACAAATAAGGAAGTGTATGCGCCAGAAAAAATACAAGACGCCACTTTGCAGTTTATCGAAGATAATAAAGACGAGCCCTTTTTTGCTTATGTACCATTGGTGTTGCCTCATGCCGAACTGATATCACCCAAAGATTCTATATTTGATACCTTCAAAGGCAAATATGTTGAAGACAAACCGTTTGAGCTGCCTCACAATTATTTGTCCGACTATGGACCCGATATCGAGTTGCACAAGTATTGTTCGCAAGAAGCCCCTCATGCTGTGTATGCCACGATGGTGACACGCATCGACAATTATGTAGCTCAGATTGTAGACAAACTAGAAGCAGAAGGTATTGCAGACAATACGGTCGTTATTTTCACGAGCGACAATGGCCCAGCTATAGAAGGCGGTGCAGACCCAGATTTTTTTAATGGCAATGGAGGCCTTAGAGGATACAAACGTGATCTATACGAAGGAGGCATTCGAGCACCTTTTATCGTAGTTTGGCCTGGAAAGGTGAAGCCCGCATCAATGAGTGAACATGTGTCTACCTTTTGGGACATGATGCCCACTTTTGCTGATATAGCAGGTGTAGATTTGAAAGCGTCTACTGATGGCTTATCGATGTTGCCTACTATACTAGGTGCAGGTGAGCAAGCCCAGCACAACCATTTGTACTGGGAGTTTAATGTGAGAGGTGGACGCAAGGCCGTTCGAAAGGGGGATTGGAAAGCCGTGGCTTATAATATGAAGAAAAACGGGTATGACAATATTGAACTCTATAATATCAAAGAGGACGAATCAGAGCAAAACAACGTGGCAGATAGTCATCCAGAATTGGTAGCAGAGCTCAAGCAAATCATGATAGATGAGCATCAGGATTCTCAGCTTTTTCCTTTTCAATAAAAAAACAAATTTTGAAAAAGGGACTGTCTAAAAAAAGTCATATAAGCAATTAGGCTGAATGTTCAATAGATATTTTTGGATAAATAGGATTTTTGAGATAGTCCCTTTTTTATGAAAATAAAACCTAAAGGAGATTTAAGACTCTAAATTTTTCAGCTAAGATTTTACAAATCGTTGAGTAGATTCCGTTTGATCGTAGATCACACGGATGAAATACATGCCCTGATTATATGGAGCAATATCGATAAAAAAGCTGTTGAGCCCTGCAGTTGTACCTGTATATATATCTTCATAGAGTATCGCACCCGTAGCATCAAGCAATAGGATCTGCACAGGGCCTTTGGCAGGTAGTATCATGTTGAGTCGAATGTTCGATGCGTTATGGCCTGCTGGGTTTGGGTATGCATTTTCCACGACTAGCTCTTGAGCAAAATCGATACACCCTTCATTGTTTTGGATATTTATATCTTCAAACTCTTCATCTAAATCTTCTACTGTGATACAGGTATAGCCAATGTTGTTGGCTGTACTGGCAAACGAAAAGTTGAGTGGATAGGTGATGATTTGATTTCTAAGCAAAGTCCCTTCATAACTTTCGTAAATGGACGACTGATTGTCTAAATCGATTCGGATATCAAAGCCATTAAGGGTGACATTCCCACTATTTTTTACGGTAAGTGTCAGGTTGGTTTTGCCATTTTGCTCTTCGGTGGTGATTTGTACTAGTTCCAAATCTAAGATAGGTTCAGCTACGGTAATAGGTATGGTCAAGGTGTCACTGCAGCCTTCTGTCGTACTAGAAATTAGTGAGGCGTTATAATCACCAAGGGTAAGGTAGGTGTGTTGTGGGTTGATTTCGGTACTGGTGACAGGGGTAGTGTCTTCGAAGGTCCACAAGTAGCTATCGGCATCGTTGGATTGGTTGGTGAAATCGATTGTAAGTGGGGCAGAGCCAATGTCTGTACTGGCGATGAAATTGGCTGTAGGAGAGGCGTAGATCGTTACCGTTTTTTGGACGATTCCTTCGCAACCGATATCATCTATGGCTGTTAGGCTTACTTCATAATTGCCAGCAGTTTCGAAATTAATTAATGCAGGATTGCTATTGCCAGTACTTTCTTCTCCGAATGTCCAGTTGTAAGCCACTACGTTGGTTGTTGCCGAAGTAGAAGCATCTTCGAAAACCGTAAACTCATTGTCGCAGTTGTTGTCTACTGTAAAATTAGCCGCTGGCAGATCATGAATTGTAAAACCTTGGCTCACAGTACTAGTACACAAGTTGCTTGGAGTGACAGTGAGTGTGGCGGTGTAGTCTCCAGGTGTGCTGTAGACAGCTATAGGGTTTTGGGTATTCGGTAAAATGTCTCCATTGATATTCCAATACCAAGTATTAATCGGATTTTCAACTTCTGTTTCGGTCTGATCTATAAACTGAGTAGCCGCATCTAGACAGCCAAGGTCTATACTGAAAGCAGCCATTGGAGATAGTTTCACGTTTACATTTTGGGAGACTGTGTCTTTGCAGCCGAAGGTACTTTCAATTCTAAGTTCGACGGGATAAATGCCTTTTTGATCGAAAGTGAAAATGGGATCTTCTTCTGCAGAGGTACCCAACCCACCAAAATCCCAATGGTAATTTTCAATGTTGGCAAAAGCCCCACTAGTAGACTCATTTACAAACTGAACTGGCGCTTCTTCGCAAGGAGGCCCATAGGCGAAATTAGCTACAGGTTTGTCATCGATCGTTAGGGGTAGCACGAGTTCATTGCTACAGCCTAGGTTGTTGGCGACGGTAAGGGATACCTCATAGTTGCCGGAAGCGGTATATTTATGTGTAGGGCTGGTTAGGCCTCCAGAGGCAAAGCTATCCCCATCTCCGTATATCCAGGTTTCTCCAGTGATACCTGATCCAGAGGTGAGGTTGGTAA contains the following coding sequences:
- a CDS encoding arylsulfatase, which gives rise to MIQKLSMALVLVWMATGCTTPAAEQATERKPNIVYILADDLGYGDLSCYGQQKYETPHIDALAARGMKFTQHYSGSAVCAPSRSSLLTGEHTGHTPIRGNQEIGEEGQVPLPAEAYTIAEMLKEAGYKTGAFGKWGLGFVGTEGDPNKQGFDEFYGYNCQRMAHRYYPAYLWHNQQKVTLEGNDWTNKEVYAPEKIQDATLQFIEDNKDEPFFAYVPLVLPHAELISPKDSIFDTFKGKYVEDKPFELPHNYLSDYGPDIELHKYCSQEAPHAVYATMVTRIDNYVAQIVDKLEAEGIADNTVVIFTSDNGPAIEGGADPDFFNGNGGLRGYKRDLYEGGIRAPFIVVWPGKVKPASMSEHVSTFWDMMPTFADIAGVDLKASTDGLSMLPTILGAGEQAQHNHLYWEFNVRGGRKAVRKGDWKAVAYNMKKNGYDNIELYNIKEDESEQNNVADSHPELVAELKQIMIDEHQDSQLFPFQ